In Sphingobium sp. EP60837, one genomic interval encodes:
- a CDS encoding cobalamin biosynthesis protein CobG: MMAGDGLLVRVRPALGRMSRAQAEGLYEAALRHGNGHIDLTNRAALQVRGVREVVHRALIERLVALDLAQADPAREMRAPLILNPDWAEGDISASIANELIARMDELPELPAKIGFAIDAGPAPVLTDAPADFRIERGTSGGLILRADGRERGASVTAEDAVDALISLAHWFVASGGVQAGRMARHLAPLPAGEAPASPRSRASALAQAPGPFYAAPFGRVEATALLSIMEDGVQAVRLTPWRGLLLEGGNAAPDDPDDPRLSADACPGAPACPQASVATRDLAIRLAPHVPGLHVSGCAKGCARPSRAAVMLTGRSGRFDLAHNARAGAPPLRAGLSPDQILTLFGVQ; encoded by the coding sequence ATGATGGCGGGCGACGGGCTGCTGGTGCGCGTTCGCCCGGCGCTTGGTCGGATGAGCCGAGCGCAGGCCGAAGGTCTGTATGAAGCAGCTTTGCGTCATGGCAATGGCCATATCGACCTCACCAATCGGGCCGCGCTTCAGGTTCGGGGCGTGCGCGAGGTGGTGCATCGCGCGTTGATAGAAAGGCTTGTCGCCTTGGACTTGGCGCAGGCTGATCCAGCGCGGGAAATGCGCGCGCCGCTGATCCTCAATCCGGATTGGGCAGAGGGCGACATCAGCGCATCGATCGCCAATGAATTGATCGCGCGCATGGATGAACTGCCCGAGCTGCCCGCCAAGATCGGCTTTGCGATCGACGCGGGGCCTGCGCCTGTGCTGACCGATGCCCCGGCGGATTTCCGGATCGAGCGGGGAACGAGCGGCGGGCTGATCCTGCGCGCCGATGGACGGGAAAGAGGCGCGTCCGTCACTGCGGAAGATGCGGTGGACGCGCTGATCAGCCTTGCTCACTGGTTTGTTGCCAGCGGCGGCGTGCAGGCCGGGCGCATGGCGCGGCATTTGGCGCCGCTTCCCGCGGGTGAGGCGCCCGCGTCGCCTCGTTCGCGCGCCTCTGCGCTTGCTCAAGCGCCGGGGCCTTTTTACGCCGCGCCCTTTGGACGGGTCGAGGCAACCGCACTACTCTCGATCATGGAGGACGGCGTACAGGCCGTGCGCCTGACGCCCTGGCGCGGCTTGCTGCTGGAGGGCGGCAATGCTGCGCCGGACGACCCTGACGACCCACGCCTTTCTGCCGATGCCTGTCCCGGTGCGCCCGCCTGCCCCCAGGCGAGTGTCGCCACGCGCGACCTTGCGATTCGGCTCGCCCCGCATGTTCCAGGGCTCCATGTCTCCGGATGCGCCAAGGGATGCGCGCGTCCGTCGCGGGCGGCGGTCATGCTGACCGGCCGCTCGGGACGCTTCGACCTTGCCCATAACGCCCGTGCGGGCGCGCCGCCGCTTCGCGCGGGCCTCTCGCCTGACCAGATCCTTACCCTCTTCGGAGTCCAATGA
- the cobW gene encoding cobalamin biosynthesis protein CobW codes for MSKVPATVITGFLGAGKTTLIRHLIENAGGCRLALIINEFGDVDVDGSLVKGCGDEACPDEDIIELANGCICCTVADDFLPTMQRLLDRDVPPDHIIIETSGLALPKPLVKAFQWPDIRTRATVDGVIALIDADALAAGRFAHDEAALAAARAADPTLDHDSPIEELFEDQLACADLVLLNKTDLVEPGRLAELERDLAGEIRPGVRIVRTARGEIDPAVLLGLRAGVEEQIDARPSHHDDEEDHDHEDFDSFVVELSEQGNPAPLLVALEQAIAAHDILRVKGFIAIAGRPARLVIQAVGPRIQHHYDRQWQADERRGSRLVVIGQAGLDRAAIEQTLSLKMAAA; via the coding sequence ATGAGCAAGGTTCCCGCCACCGTCATCACAGGCTTTCTCGGCGCTGGAAAGACGACGCTGATCCGTCACCTCATCGAAAATGCGGGGGGCTGCCGCCTCGCCCTTATCATCAACGAGTTCGGCGATGTGGACGTCGATGGATCGTTGGTGAAAGGCTGCGGCGACGAAGCCTGCCCGGACGAGGACATCATCGAACTGGCCAACGGCTGCATCTGCTGCACTGTCGCTGATGATTTCCTGCCGACCATGCAGCGGCTGCTCGACCGAGATGTGCCGCCCGACCATATCATCATCGAAACATCCGGCCTTGCGCTGCCCAAGCCGCTGGTGAAGGCGTTCCAATGGCCCGATATCCGCACCCGCGCGACCGTCGATGGCGTGATCGCGCTGATCGATGCGGACGCGCTGGCGGCGGGCCGTTTCGCGCATGATGAAGCTGCGCTGGCCGCAGCGCGCGCTGCCGACCCGACGCTGGACCATGACAGCCCGATCGAGGAGCTGTTCGAGGATCAGCTGGCCTGCGCGGACCTCGTCCTGCTCAACAAAACCGATCTGGTGGAGCCTGGCAGGCTTGCCGAACTGGAGCGGGACCTTGCCGGCGAAATTCGCCCCGGCGTGCGGATCGTCCGCACCGCGCGGGGGGAGATCGACCCGGCAGTCCTGCTGGGCCTTAGGGCGGGCGTGGAGGAGCAGATCGACGCGCGCCCTTCCCATCATGATGATGAGGAGGATCATGACCATGAGGATTTCGACAGTTTCGTGGTGGAACTGAGCGAGCAGGGCAATCCTGCCCCGTTGCTGGTGGCGCTGGAACAGGCCATCGCGGCGCATGACATATTGCGGGTCAAGGGGTTCATCGCCATCGCGGGACGCCCTGCCCGGCTGGTCATCCAGGCCGTCGGACCGCGCATCCAGCATCATTATGACCGGCAGTGGCAGGCGGATGAACGGCGCGGTTCGCGGCTGGTGGTCATCGGTCAGGCTGGCCTCGACCGCGCAGCCATCGAACAGACGCTCTCGCTGAAGATGGCCGCCGCCTGA
- the bluB gene encoding 5,6-dimethylbenzimidazole synthase: protein MRHFRTDPIDESDVEWLLSMAHRAPSVGLSQPWRFVRIETDGLREQLACHVDAQVRAAGKEYEGEQDKLYRSLKLHGLREAPVLFAVYCDDGTETGHHLGAATMPEARRYSCVMAVHTLWLAARTRSIGMGWVSILEPQGVDAMLDIPASWECLGLLCLGKPEIEEDAPELERRGWEQRMDWHSVVVRR from the coding sequence ATCCGCCATTTCCGCACCGATCCGATCGACGAGAGCGATGTCGAATGGCTGCTGAGCATGGCGCATCGCGCGCCCTCGGTTGGGCTGTCACAGCCTTGGCGCTTTGTGCGGATCGAGACGGACGGACTTCGGGAGCAACTGGCCTGCCATGTCGATGCGCAGGTGCGGGCGGCGGGAAAGGAATATGAGGGCGAACAGGATAAGCTTTATCGCAGCCTGAAACTGCATGGCCTGCGTGAAGCCCCGGTGCTGTTCGCCGTCTATTGCGACGATGGAACGGAGACGGGCCATCATCTGGGGGCCGCGACCATGCCGGAAGCGCGCCGTTATAGCTGCGTCATGGCGGTGCACACGCTGTGGCTGGCGGCGCGGACGCGGAGCATCGGCATGGGATGGGTTTCCATCTTGGAACCCCAAGGCGTGGACGCGATGCTGGATATTCCCGCCAGTTGGGAATGTCTTGGGCTGCTATGCCTTGGGAAGCCGGAGATTGAGGAGGATGCGCCGGAACTGGAGCGGCGCGGCTGGGAACAGCGCATGGATTGGCATTCGGTGGTGGTGCGGCGTTAG
- a CDS encoding alpha/beta fold hydrolase encodes MSDLSFEATSRFLETANGRLHYHEAGSGPALLLLHGSGPGVTGWANFQGNLPLFSQHFRTIILDAPGYGKSDPVDGDPVAVARDAVVALMDGLGIDRAHILGNSYGGIVGGHLAASHPQRVLRYITIGGIGFNITSTFPNEGLTRLVDFIEDPTRENIIAWLESMVYDKSIITDELIDMRYKAALEPVTMESSRKMYTRSALGFIAQSMSGPGVSQRIDYLGKIQAPTLITWGRDDKVSPLDGAFLPMRVIPNAELHVFPKCGHWAMIECKQRFEELALGFLLDGRA; translated from the coding sequence ATGAGCGATCTCAGCTTCGAAGCGACCAGCCGTTTCCTGGAAACCGCCAATGGACGGTTGCATTATCATGAGGCTGGATCGGGGCCGGCACTGCTATTGCTTCATGGCTCAGGTCCGGGCGTCACGGGCTGGGCGAATTTCCAGGGCAATCTGCCGCTCTTCTCGCAGCATTTCCGTACGATCATTCTCGATGCACCGGGCTACGGCAAAAGCGATCCCGTAGATGGCGATCCGGTTGCGGTGGCGCGCGATGCGGTGGTTGCGCTGATGGACGGCCTCGGTATCGATCGCGCCCATATCCTCGGCAACAGCTATGGCGGCATCGTCGGCGGCCATCTCGCCGCGTCGCATCCGCAAAGGGTGCTGCGCTACATTACGATCGGCGGGATCGGGTTCAACATCACCTCCACCTTCCCCAATGAAGGTCTGACCCGGCTCGTCGATTTCATCGAGGATCCAACGCGCGAGAACATCATCGCCTGGCTGGAGTCGATGGTGTACGACAAGTCCATCATCACCGACGAGCTTATCGACATGCGCTACAAGGCCGCGCTCGAACCGGTGACGATGGAGAGCAGCCGTAAGATGTACACGCGCTCCGCGCTCGGCTTCATCGCACAGTCCATGAGCGGGCCGGGCGTGTCGCAGCGGATCGACTATCTCGGCAAGATCCAGGCGCCGACCCTGATCACCTGGGGCCGCGATGACAAAGTCAGCCCGCTGGACGGCGCGTTCCTGCCGATGCGGGTGATCCCCAATGCGGAACTGCATGTGTTCCCCAAATGCGGCCATTGGGCGATGATCGAGTGCAAGCAGCGGTTTGAAGAGCTGGCGCTCGGGTTCTTGTTGGATGGGCGGGCGTAG
- the cobO gene encoding cob(I)yrinic acid a,c-diamide adenosyltransferase yields MIERTPEQHAEKMKKKQAAHEKIMATKTQEKGLLIVHTGKGKGKTTAALGMVVRAIGHGKKVGVVQFVKGAMTTGEKVVFDAFPDNVTFKPMGEGFTWNTQDKTRDIALAREAWDEVKRMIADPAYDMVLADELNIVLRYDYLPVEEVVETVSGRGEMKHVLITGRNAPEALIEAADLVTEMTMVKHPFRSGVKAQAGIEF; encoded by the coding sequence ATGATCGAACGTACGCCCGAACAACATGCAGAGAAGATGAAGAAGAAGCAGGCCGCGCATGAAAAGATCATGGCGACCAAAACGCAGGAAAAGGGCCTGCTGATCGTCCATACCGGCAAGGGTAAGGGCAAGACGACAGCTGCGCTCGGCATGGTCGTGCGCGCCATTGGTCATGGCAAGAAGGTGGGCGTCGTCCAGTTCGTAAAGGGCGCGATGACGACCGGAGAAAAAGTCGTGTTCGATGCGTTTCCGGACAATGTCACGTTCAAGCCCATGGGCGAAGGCTTCACCTGGAACACGCAGGACAAGACCCGCGACATCGCGCTCGCCCGCGAAGCATGGGATGAGGTAAAGCGGATGATCGCCGATCCCGCCTATGATATGGTCTTGGCCGATGAGCTTAATATCGTCCTGCGTTACGACTATCTGCCGGTGGAGGAAGTTGTCGAAACCGTGAGCGGAAGGGGCGAGATGAAGCATGTCCTGATCACCGGACGCAACGCGCCCGAAGCGCTGATCGAGGCGGCCGATCTTGTAACCGAGATGACGATGGTCAAGCATCCCTTCCGCAGCGGTGTGAAGGCCCAAGCGGGAATAGAATTTTGA
- a CDS encoding HoxN/HupN/NixA family nickel/cobalt transporter, which translates to METDVPALRRRATGMFAALIGVNLALWLWALLIFAGETMMLGTALLAWSLGLRHAVDADHIAAIDNVTRKLMQEGQRPLTVGLWFAIGHSGIVLIAAVVIALAASALSRVEQVGEIGGTIATVVSATFLFAIAAMNLMILRSVLKTFNHVRCGGAYIDEDMDILLGNRGFLARIFRPLFRLVTRSWHMAPLGFLFGLGFDTATEVAILGLSAGQAANGLSIATVLIFPLLFAAGMALIDTADGALMMGAYQWAFVKPIRKLYYNITITLVSALVAIVIGGIEAAALLGDKLGLSGGIWSIAANLGEHFNSLGFFIIGLFAACWLVSWAIYRWKRFDEIEVLLPNQG; encoded by the coding sequence ATGGAAACAGATGTTCCGGCACTTCGACGCCGCGCCACCGGCATGTTCGCAGCGCTGATAGGCGTGAACCTCGCCCTGTGGCTGTGGGCGCTGCTGATCTTTGCGGGCGAGACGATGATGCTGGGCACTGCCCTGCTCGCCTGGAGCCTGGGGCTGCGGCATGCGGTCGATGCCGATCATATCGCAGCGATCGACAATGTGACGCGCAAGCTGATGCAGGAAGGGCAGCGGCCGCTGACCGTCGGCCTCTGGTTCGCGATCGGCCATAGCGGCATCGTGCTGATCGCCGCCGTGGTGATCGCGCTGGCGGCGAGTGCGCTGAGCCGGGTCGAGCAAGTGGGCGAAATCGGCGGGACGATCGCGACGGTGGTTTCGGCCACCTTCCTGTTCGCGATCGCGGCGATGAACCTGATGATCCTGCGGTCGGTGCTGAAGACCTTCAATCATGTTCGCTGCGGCGGTGCTTATATCGATGAGGATATGGACATATTGCTGGGAAACCGCGGTTTCCTGGCGCGTATCTTCCGGCCCCTGTTCCGCCTTGTCACGCGCAGCTGGCACATGGCGCCGCTGGGCTTTCTGTTCGGCCTCGGCTTCGACACAGCGACCGAGGTCGCCATTCTGGGCTTGTCGGCGGGACAGGCGGCAAACGGCCTTTCGATCGCGACGGTCCTCATCTTCCCCCTGCTCTTCGCGGCGGGCATGGCGCTGATCGACACGGCGGACGGCGCGCTGATGATGGGCGCCTATCAATGGGCTTTCGTGAAGCCGATCCGCAAGCTCTACTATAATATCACCATCACGCTGGTGTCGGCTCTGGTCGCCATCGTCATCGGCGGGATCGAGGCGGCAGCGCTGCTAGGCGACAAGCTGGGCCTCAGCGGCGGCATCTGGTCGATCGCCGCCAATCTGGGCGAGCATTTCAACAGCCTCGGCTTCTTCATCATCGGCCTGTTCGCCGCCTGCTGGCTGGTGAGCTGGGCCATCTATCGCTGGAAGCGCTTCGACGAGATCGAAGTGCTTCTCCCCAACCAAGGATAA
- the cobI gene encoding precorrin-2 C(20)-methyltransferase — protein MSGVIHGVGLGPGAQDLMSVRADRLIRNARHIAYFRKPGRHGHARRIVEGLLRPDAIEYAMEYPVTTEIPVSDPRYNQALSAFYADCTAHLHRLAADGEDVVVLCEGDPFFYGSFMHLHSRLSPLAPVRIVPGITGMSGAWTASGTPISWGDDVLTVLMATLPEEELARRIHDTNALVVMKIGRNLAKLRRAVEAAGKQDCAWLVEYATMADQKITPLPEAQAVTGYFSILLVHGQGRRP, from the coding sequence ATGAGCGGGGTCATTCATGGCGTCGGCCTTGGCCCCGGCGCGCAGGACCTGATGAGCGTGCGCGCCGACCGGCTGATCCGCAACGCCCGCCACATCGCCTATTTCCGCAAGCCGGGACGCCACGGCCATGCCCGGCGCATCGTCGAGGGGCTGCTAAGGCCCGATGCCATCGAATATGCGATGGAATATCCAGTGACGACCGAAATACCGGTCAGCGACCCGCGCTATAATCAGGCGTTGTCCGCCTTTTATGCCGACTGCACCGCGCATCTCCACAGGCTGGCAGCGGATGGCGAGGATGTGGTGGTGCTGTGCGAGGGCGACCCCTTTTTCTACGGCAGCTTCATGCATCTGCACAGCCGCCTGTCGCCGCTTGCGCCGGTGCGGATCGTGCCAGGCATCACCGGCATGTCGGGGGCCTGGACCGCCAGCGGCACACCGATCAGCTGGGGGGATGATGTGCTGACGGTCCTCATGGCGACGCTGCCTGAAGAGGAACTCGCCCGGCGCATCCACGACACCAATGCGCTGGTGGTCATGAAGATCGGCCGCAACTTGGCCAAGCTGCGCCGCGCGGTCGAGGCGGCGGGGAAGCAGGACTGCGCCTGGCTAGTCGAATATGCGACCATGGCCGACCAGAAGATCACGCCGCTTCCCGAAGCACAGGCGGTGACCGGCTATTTCTCCATCCTGCTGGTTCACGGCCAGGGACGGCGGCCATGA
- a CDS encoding precorrin-8X methylmutase: MPHVYERDGAEIYRQSFRTIRAEAELGRFSPEEERVAVRMIHAAGMVDLVRHIRFSPSFAVTAFAALEAGAPILCDARMVSEGITRARLPVDNPILCTLGDPQVPDLARAMNNTRSAAALELWRPHMEGAIVAIGNAPTALFHLLNMLEDPACPRPAAIIGCPVGFVGAAESKEALWEAQPVPCCIVEGRLGGSAMTVAAINALASAAE, from the coding sequence ATGCCGCATGTCTATGAAAGGGATGGGGCGGAAATTTATCGCCAGTCCTTCCGCACCATCCGCGCGGAGGCGGAGCTTGGCCGCTTCTCGCCCGAAGAAGAGCGGGTCGCCGTGCGCATGATACATGCCGCCGGGATGGTGGACCTCGTCCGCCATATCCGCTTCTCCCCAAGCTTCGCGGTCACAGCCTTCGCGGCGTTGGAAGCAGGCGCGCCGATCCTGTGCGACGCACGCATGGTATCGGAGGGGATCACGCGCGCCCGCCTGCCCGTTGATAATCCGATCCTCTGCACCCTGGGCGATCCGCAAGTGCCCGATCTCGCCCGCGCCATGAACAATACGCGCTCTGCAGCGGCGCTAGAGCTGTGGCGGCCGCATATGGAGGGCGCGATCGTCGCGATCGGGAATGCGCCGACTGCTCTCTTCCACTTGCTGAACATGCTGGAGGACCCCGCCTGCCCTCGCCCCGCCGCAATCATCGGTTGCCCGGTCGGCTTCGTCGGAGCAGCGGAATCCAAGGAGGCGCTGTGGGAGGCGCAGCCCGTCCCCTGCTGCATCGTTGAGGGGCGGCTGGGCGGCAGCGCCATGACCGTGGCCGCCATCAACGCGCTGGCGAGTGCGGCCGAATGA
- the cobN gene encoding cobaltochelatase subunit CobN, translating to MHLLTATPGTVSNGDEAIDLGQSPGDIVLLTVADSDLACFASAAAPLGEDAPSVRLANLLQLKHPYSVDLYVEKVIAHAKFVCVVLLGGKSYWPYGIDEIANVAREKGIAFAAIADGQEDDPDLRAASTLPPETCDRLRDYLRQGGVANATAFLKTAARLAGMDAGEADAPVPVADAGLYLPGIERPALDQVKGRWRDGQPTVLFLFYRALLIAGTLDAVDAMVQGLELAGLNVLPVHVRALREPFARDFLRSLMDGTRPDVILNATAFAASAPGEPRTPSILEQADCPVLQTIFASAEQSAWEASVRGLGARDLAMHIALPEVDGRLFTRAVAFKAAARFDERTQCSIVVPKVLQDRISFVSELAANWAKLGRTPAAERRVAMVLANYPNKDGRIGNGVGLDTPASAAAILHALSEAGYATGDAPTGGAALMQLMTGGVTNAPASLKRSKPSPSLSLTDYEAAFRSLPEAAREAITTRWGGAEADTFFRENAFHLPVHRFGNVAIAVQPARGYNIDPKSSYHDPALPPPHGYLAFHIWLNREFGAHAVVHVGKHGNLEWLPGKAIALSESCFPEICAGPVPQIYPFIVNDPGEGTQAKRRIGACIIDHLTPPLTRAETYGPLKELEALVDEYYLAAGMDPRRLETLRKDILALAASQGLDKDAGAQGSGDDALAAIDNYLCELKEMQIRDGLHVFTRSPEGSLRRDLLLALARCPRGMEHDGHQSLLRALADDFGLGFDPLDCSMGAPWTGPRPELLGALSAELWRTTGDMVERLELHAIDLLDRGAPAPGPKSAAVLGTITHDLAPRVDACGEAEKAALLKALDGRFVPPGPSGAPTRGRPEVLPTGRNFYSVDTRAIPTVAAWNLGQRSAELIVQDYLQREGDYPRAIALSAWGTANMRTGGDDIAQALALMGVRPRWDWASGRVTGFEVMKIAELNRPRVDVTLRVSGFFRDAFPEQIDLIDSAARAVMALDEPDEDNPAAARHRAESAALAAQGLPEKEAARRAGARVFGSKPGAYGAGLQAMIDERLWHDRADLANIYLDWGSYAYGGGVEGDAERNLFAQRLTQADALIQNQDNREHDLLDSDDYYQFEGGIAAAVEHLSGKKPLSYHNDHSRPERPVVRTLEDEIGRIVRARVTNPKWIAGMMRHGYKGAFEIAASVDYLFAFAATTHAVKDHHFDAVHAAFIEDEAVRAFMAEVNPAALRETAARLSEALDRGLWKPRSNSAAMLLSSLKEDRS from the coding sequence ATGCACCTGCTCACCGCCACGCCCGGCACGGTTTCCAACGGAGACGAAGCGATCGACCTTGGCCAGTCGCCGGGGGACATCGTGCTGCTGACCGTGGCGGACAGCGACCTTGCCTGCTTCGCGAGCGCGGCAGCGCCCTTGGGCGAGGACGCGCCCAGCGTGCGGCTCGCCAACCTGCTTCAGCTCAAGCATCCCTATTCGGTCGATCTCTATGTCGAGAAGGTGATCGCTCACGCCAAATTTGTCTGCGTCGTGCTGCTCGGGGGTAAGAGCTATTGGCCCTATGGCATTGATGAAATTGCCAATGTCGCGCGGGAAAAGGGCATCGCCTTCGCTGCCATCGCAGATGGACAGGAGGATGATCCGGACCTGCGCGCCGCCTCTACCCTGCCGCCGGAAACCTGTGACCGGCTGCGCGATTATCTGCGGCAAGGCGGCGTGGCCAATGCGACCGCCTTCCTGAAGACCGCCGCCCGGCTGGCGGGGATGGACGCAGGGGAAGCCGACGCTCCAGTGCCGGTGGCTGATGCGGGGCTTTATCTACCCGGCATCGAGCGGCCCGCGCTGGATCAGGTGAAAGGCCGCTGGCGGGACGGCCAGCCCACCGTCCTGTTCCTTTTCTATCGGGCCCTGCTGATCGCCGGGACGCTGGACGCGGTGGACGCCATGGTTCAGGGGCTGGAGCTGGCGGGCCTCAACGTGCTGCCGGTCCATGTCCGTGCGCTGCGCGAACCCTTCGCCCGCGACTTTCTGCGGAGCCTGATGGACGGGACGCGGCCGGACGTCATCCTGAATGCGACCGCCTTTGCCGCTTCGGCGCCCGGCGAACCCCGAACGCCGTCAATATTGGAGCAGGCAGACTGCCCGGTTCTGCAGACGATCTTCGCCAGCGCCGAGCAAAGCGCCTGGGAAGCCAGCGTGCGGGGATTGGGGGCGCGCGATCTGGCCATGCACATCGCATTGCCGGAAGTGGACGGCCGCCTCTTCACCCGCGCCGTCGCCTTCAAGGCGGCCGCACGGTTCGATGAGCGGACGCAGTGCAGCATCGTCGTGCCGAAGGTGCTGCAGGATCGCATAAGCTTCGTCTCTGAACTCGCTGCGAATTGGGCGAAACTTGGCCGAACGCCCGCGGCGGAGCGTCGGGTGGCGATGGTCCTTGCCAACTATCCGAACAAGGATGGGCGCATCGGCAACGGCGTCGGGCTCGACACGCCGGCCAGCGCGGCGGCCATCCTTCACGCGCTGTCAGAGGCAGGCTATGCAACAGGGGACGCGCCAACCGGTGGCGCGGCCTTGATGCAGCTGATGACGGGCGGGGTGACCAACGCTCCCGCATCGCTGAAACGATCGAAACCCTCGCCCTCTCTTTCGCTGACCGACTATGAGGCCGCCTTCCGTTCCCTTCCCGAAGCGGCCCGCGAGGCGATCACGACGCGCTGGGGGGGTGCTGAAGCCGATACGTTCTTCCGAGAGAACGCCTTCCACTTACCCGTGCATCGTTTCGGCAATGTGGCGATCGCGGTTCAGCCCGCGCGCGGCTATAATATCGACCCCAAGAGCAGCTACCACGACCCCGCGCTGCCGCCGCCGCATGGCTATCTCGCCTTCCACATCTGGCTGAACCGCGAATTTGGCGCCCATGCGGTCGTCCATGTCGGCAAGCACGGCAATCTGGAATGGCTGCCCGGCAAGGCCATTGCGCTGTCGGAAAGCTGCTTCCCTGAAATCTGCGCCGGGCCGGTGCCGCAAATCTACCCCTTCATCGTCAATGATCCGGGCGAAGGCACGCAGGCAAAGCGCCGCATCGGGGCCTGCATCATCGACCATCTGACGCCGCCGCTGACCCGCGCGGAGACCTATGGGCCACTCAAGGAACTGGAGGCGCTAGTCGATGAATATTATCTCGCCGCCGGGATGGACCCGCGCCGGTTGGAGACGCTGCGCAAGGACATATTGGCCCTTGCCGCCAGTCAGGGGCTCGACAAGGATGCCGGGGCGCAAGGTAGCGGAGATGATGCCTTAGCTGCGATCGACAACTATCTGTGTGAATTGAAGGAAATGCAGATCAGGGATGGTCTGCATGTCTTTACCCGGTCGCCGGAGGGATCGCTGCGCCGGGACCTGCTGCTGGCGCTGGCCCGTTGCCCCAGGGGGATGGAACATGACGGCCATCAGTCGCTGTTACGGGCGCTGGCGGATGATTTTGGGCTAGGGTTCGATCCGCTCGACTGTAGCATGGGTGCGCCGTGGACGGGGCCAAGACCGGAGTTGCTCGGGGCGCTTTCAGCGGAACTGTGGCGAACCACTGGCGACATGGTAGAGCGGCTCGAACTCCATGCCATCGATCTGCTGGATCGTGGAGCGCCCGCGCCTGGACCCAAAAGCGCGGCTGTCCTGGGCACCATAACGCACGACCTTGCGCCCCGCGTCGATGCCTGCGGAGAGGCGGAGAAGGCGGCTTTGCTCAAGGCCCTTGATGGGCGCTTCGTTCCGCCCGGCCCGTCCGGTGCGCCGACACGCGGCCGCCCCGAAGTGCTGCCCACCGGGCGCAATTTCTATTCGGTCGATACCCGGGCGATCCCAACCGTCGCCGCCTGGAATCTGGGCCAGCGATCGGCTGAGCTGATCGTGCAGGATTATCTGCAGCGCGAGGGCGACTATCCCCGCGCGATCGCGCTGTCCGCCTGGGGCACGGCCAACATGCGCACCGGCGGCGACGACATTGCGCAGGCATTGGCGCTGATGGGCGTGCGGCCGCGCTGGGATTGGGCGTCGGGCCGTGTCACCGGCTTTGAGGTCATGAAGATCGCCGAGTTGAACCGGCCGCGCGTCGATGTAACCTTGCGGGTGTCGGGCTTCTTCCGCGACGCCTTTCCCGAGCAGATTGACCTGATCGACAGCGCGGCGCGCGCCGTGATGGCGCTGGACGAACCGGACGAGGATAATCCCGCCGCCGCCCGGCACCGAGCGGAAAGCGCTGCCCTTGCGGCTCAGGGCCTGCCGGAGAAGGAGGCTGCCCGCCGTGCCGGGGCCCGCGTCTTCGGATCAAAGCCGGGCGCTTATGGCGCGGGGCTGCAGGCGATGATCGACGAACGGCTGTGGCACGATCGGGCTGATCTTGCGAACATCTATCTGGATTGGGGCAGCTATGCCTATGGCGGCGGCGTCGAGGGCGATGCGGAGCGCAACCTGTTTGCGCAGCGTCTGACCCAGGCCGACGCGCTGATCCAGAACCAGGACAATCGCGAGCATGACCTGCTCGACAGCGACGATTATTATCAGTTCGAGGGGGGCATCGCCGCCGCCGTCGAGCACCTGTCCGGCAAGAAGCCGCTCAGCTATCATAATGACCATAGCCGCCCCGAACGGCCGGTCGTCCGCACGCTGGAGGATGAGATCGGCCGCATCGTCCGCGCGCGCGTCACCAATCCCAAATGGATCGCGGGAATGATGCGCCACGGATACAAGGGCGCGTTCGAGATTGCGGCCTCGGTCGATTATCTCTTCGCCTTTGCCGCCACGACCCATGCGGTCAAGGACCATCATTTCGACGCCGTGCACGCCGCTTTCATCGAGGATGAGGCCGTCCGCGCCTTCATGGCAGAGGTCAATCCCGCCGCCCTGCGCGAAACCGCCGCGCGCCTGTCCGAAGCACTCGACCGGGGGCTGTGGAAGCCCAGGTCCAACAGCGCCGCCATGCTCCTCTCCAGCCTCAAGGAAGACCGCTCATGA